The window GTACTTCAGGACGTGAGTTGGCCCGCGCTGCTCGTGGGCAACGGCGTCGCGGCGGCGTCAATGGGCATGTTCCTCTACCGGCGCCACCCCAAGCTGCACTTCAAGCTCGAGCTCAAACTCAATGCCTGAGACGCGTCGCTCGGGTCCCTACCGCTTGGCCATGCAGTCCGGGCAGGGACAGGTCTCGAGCAACCGCTCCCACGGGTAGATGCCGGACGAGTGCCCGTCGCTCCACTGGACGTGCATCGCGTAAGCTCCGACCAGCTTGATCGCGAGCGCGCGCACCCCCGGCGCAACGGAGCCCGGATCGAGGATCGGGCGGCGGGTCATCTCCTCCACGCACGCGGCGCACTGACAGGCGAGGCGCAGCGCCCGCGCCTCATACGTCGCGACGTGCCCGCGCTCCTCCCACTGGATCTCGATCTTCGCCCCGTCGTCGATGCGCTTGACGACGTAGGGCACCGGGATCGGCTTCACGTTTCTCCTGTGCGTCTGCGCGTCTGTGCGCCTGTGCGCCTGTGCGTCTGGGCGCCTGTGCGTCTGTCTTCTATGGCCAGATCCCCCTCAGCTCCGTGACATGCGCCACCCGGTCCAGCGCCACGACGTATGCGGCGGTGCGCGCGTCCACCTTCTTCTCCTTGGCCACGTCGAAGACCCGGTGGAAGGCGCTCACCATCTTCTTCTTCAGCTTGCCGTCCACCGTCTCCGCGTCCCACTGCTCGTCCTGGATGTTCTGCACCCACTCGTAGTACGACACCGTCACGCCGCCGCCGTTGGCGAGGATGTCGGGCACGACCGGGATGCCACGGCGCTGCAGGATCTCGTCGGCGGCGGGCGTGGTCGGCCCGTTGGCGGCCTCGGCGACCAGCCTGGCGCGGACCTTCTCGGCGTTCTGCGACGTGATCTGGTTCTCGAGCGCGGCGGGGATCAAGACGTCACACTCCAGCTCGAGCAGCTCCGCGTTGCTGACGGGCGACGTGCCGGGGAAGCCGGCCACACTCCCGGTTTTCGCCTTGTGCGCGAGCAGCGCCGCCGGGTCGAATCCCCCGGGCGACGCGACGCCGCCGCTCGAGTCGCTCGCGGCGACGATCTTCGCCCCCCCCTGGTGCGCGATGATCGCCGCGAACGAGCCGGCGTTGCCGAACCCTTGCACTGCGACGCGCGCGCCCGAGAGCGCGCGCACCCCGTCCACCAGCCCGCGCCCGATCGCCTCCTCGACGCAGAAGATGCAGCCCCGCGCCGTGGCGGTGGCCCGGCCGTGAGAGCCCCCCAGTTCGAGCGGCTTGCCCGTCACGACCGGCAGGTTGTTCTGGCCTTTGTGCATCATGTCGTAAGTGTCGAAGATCCACGCCATGGTGGTGGCGTCGGTGTAGACGTCGGGCGCGGGGATGTCCACCGTCGGGCCGATTGCGTTGCCGATCTGGGTGACGAACCGGCGGGTGATGCCGCGCTTCTCGTCCACGGAAAGGCGCTTGCCGTCGCACACCACCCCGCCCTTCGCACCCCCGAAGGGGATGT of the Gemmatimonadales bacterium genome contains:
- a CDS encoding DUF971 domain-containing protein, which gives rise to MKPIPVPYVVKRIDDGAKIEIQWEERGHVATYEARALRLACQCAACVEEMTRRPILDPGSVAPGVRALAIKLVGAYAMHVQWSDGHSSGIYPWERLLETCPCPDCMAKR
- a CDS encoding Glu/Leu/Phe/Val dehydrogenase yields the protein MEDLNPFHIAQEQFTRAARHVRASEGLLENLRRPERTIRIDFPVKMDDGSMRVFTGYRVQHNNARGPFKGGIRYHPDVTEDEVKALAAWMTWKTAVMDIPFGGAKGGVVCDGKRLSVDEKRGITRRFVTQIGNAIGPTVDIPAPDVYTDATTMAWIFDTYDMMHKGQNNLPVVTGKPLELGGSHGRATATARGCIFCVEEAIGRGLVDGVRALSGARVAVQGFGNAGSFAAIIAHQGGAKIVAASDSSGGVASPGGFDPAALLAHKAKTGSVAGFPGTSPVSNAELLELECDVLIPAALENQITSQNAEKVRARLVAEAANGPTTPAADEILQRRGIPVVPDILANGGGVTVSYYEWVQNIQDEQWDAETVDGKLKKKMVSAFHRVFDVAKEKKVDARTAAYVVALDRVAHVTELRGIWP